The proteins below are encoded in one region of Peribacillus muralis:
- a CDS encoding solute symporter family protein: MNMLAFILFLLIVGLTLVITYFASRRTKTTADFYTADSSLTGWQNGWAIAGDYMSAASFLGIAGMVALSGFDGFFYSIGFLVAYLVVLYIVAEPLRNLGKYTMADMIAARFNEKRVRGVAALNTISISTFYMIAQLVGAGALIKLLLGIDYLYSVIIVGILMTVYVVFGGMTATSWVQIVKAVLLMAGTFIISLIVLAKFDFSVIEMFKQMKTATPLGADFLNPGNKFKDPLDTLSLNLALVLGTAGLPHILIRFFTVKDAITARKSVVYATWIIGIFYIMTIFLGFGAAAFVGYDKIIAANAAGNMAAPLLADAIGGDFLFAFVSAVAFATILAVVAGLVLSAASAFAHDFYGHIIRKGQATDKEQVVAARWASIGVSILSIILALFAQNMNVAFLVSLAFAVAASANLPIIIFTVFWKRFNTAGAVTGMIVGLASSLILVFLSPNVWSPIEGAAIFVGEPLFPLANPGIVSIPVGFLAAIAGTLLSSKKADAKKYDEILVTANTGMKDPL; encoded by the coding sequence ATGAATATGCTTGCTTTTATACTATTTTTACTCATTGTCGGCCTAACATTGGTAATTACCTATTTTGCTTCGCGCCGCACCAAAACGACCGCCGACTTTTATACGGCGGACAGCAGCCTGACGGGTTGGCAGAATGGCTGGGCAATTGCGGGTGATTATATGTCTGCCGCCTCCTTTCTCGGAATCGCCGGGATGGTCGCATTATCCGGGTTTGATGGTTTTTTCTACAGCATCGGGTTCCTTGTCGCATACCTCGTCGTTCTCTATATCGTGGCCGAACCGCTGCGCAACCTTGGGAAGTATACGATGGCGGACATGATTGCTGCCCGCTTCAATGAAAAAAGGGTACGCGGGGTCGCTGCCCTTAACACCATTTCCATCTCCACTTTTTATATGATCGCCCAGCTTGTCGGTGCAGGTGCCCTTATAAAATTATTACTCGGAATTGATTATTTGTACTCCGTCATCATCGTAGGCATTTTAATGACCGTCTATGTAGTATTCGGGGGGATGACGGCCACCAGCTGGGTCCAGATCGTCAAAGCCGTATTATTGATGGCAGGTACATTCATCATTTCCTTAATCGTGCTGGCTAAATTCGACTTTAGCGTGATCGAAATGTTCAAGCAAATGAAAACAGCCACCCCTTTAGGAGCGGATTTCCTCAACCCAGGGAATAAATTCAAGGATCCTTTGGATACCCTTTCACTTAATTTGGCGCTCGTCCTCGGGACGGCGGGGCTTCCTCACATCCTCATCCGTTTCTTTACGGTCAAAGACGCCATCACAGCGAGAAAGTCCGTCGTATATGCCACATGGATCATCGGAATCTTTTATATCATGACCATCTTCCTTGGATTTGGAGCGGCCGCTTTTGTTGGTTATGACAAAATCATCGCAGCGAACGCTGCCGGCAACATGGCCGCCCCGCTGCTTGCCGATGCCATCGGCGGCGACTTCCTGTTCGCCTTCGTATCTGCAGTGGCCTTCGCTACCATTTTGGCGGTTGTCGCAGGGCTTGTTCTATCGGCCGCCTCTGCCTTTGCCCATGACTTTTATGGCCATATCATCCGAAAAGGCCAGGCCACCGATAAAGAACAAGTCGTTGCAGCTCGTTGGGCATCAATCGGTGTATCGATCCTTTCCATCATCCTGGCCTTATTTGCCCAGAACATGAATGTCGCTTTCCTTGTGTCCCTTGCCTTTGCAGTCGCTGCCAGTGCCAATCTGCCCATCATCATCTTCACGGTATTCTGGAAACGCTTTAACACAGCCGGAGCTGTCACGGGGATGATTGTCGGGCTGGCTAGTTCTTTAATTCTCGTTTTCCTTAGCCCAAATGTCTGGTCCCCTATAGAGGGGGCGGCTATTTTCGTTGGGGAGCCATTATTCCCGCTTGCCAACCCAGGCATCGTCTCGATCCCTGTCGGTTTCCTAGCAGCCATCGCCGGTACATTGCTATCAAGCAAGAAAGCCGATGCCAAGAAGTATGACGAAATTTTGGTGACGGCCAACACGGGAATGAAAGATCCTCTCTAA
- a CDS encoding threonine/serine exporter family protein: MLAQLITSFIASAAFGVIFNVPKSSLFQCGCVGMIGWILYYFLVENEIDSIIATLASAFVVAVISQYFAKRFKTPITVFNVSGIIPLVPGGLSYNAMKHFVVNDFYVAVQMAAKVFMLAGAIAMGLIFAEVMNQLVIKYNRRKMRAGS; this comes from the coding sequence ATGTTAGCACAGCTTATAACAAGTTTCATTGCCTCTGCCGCCTTTGGAGTCATCTTTAATGTACCGAAAAGTTCATTGTTCCAGTGTGGTTGTGTAGGGATGATCGGATGGATCTTATATTATTTTTTGGTTGAAAATGAGATAGACAGCATCATAGCTACATTGGCCTCTGCCTTTGTCGTAGCGGTCATCAGCCAATATTTTGCGAAAAGGTTTAAAACGCCGATCACAGTATTCAATGTATCGGGAATCATTCCCCTCGTACCGGGGGGCCTGTCTTATAATGCCATGAAGCATTTTGTCGTGAATGACTTTTATGTAGCGGTTCAAATGGCGGCAAAAGTTTTCATGCTGGCGGGTGCCATCGCGATGGGATTGATCTTTGCGGAAGTGATGAATCAACTGGTAATCAAGTACAATAGAAGAAAGATGAGAGCAGGAAGTTAG
- a CDS encoding threonine/serine exporter family protein codes for MDEKLQYNEIIDVCLLAGKIMLQNGAETSRVEDTMVRIAAAFGCADSHSFSTPTGIIFSLDGMHPASKLIRVSQRSTDLHKVTLVNSISRSISGKEMTPEEAFSRLKQIEGAGMGYPLWGQIFAAFIASGCFLIMFQGQWNDFIWSCIAGGMGFSCLLYLHRLLEVRFFAEFIASLVVGLVALFFVNIGVGSHLDTIIIGAVMPLVPGLLITNAARDLIAGHLVSGLSKGADAGLTALAIGAGISAAFFFL; via the coding sequence ATGGATGAAAAGTTACAATACAATGAAATTATAGATGTATGTTTACTAGCGGGGAAAATCATGCTTCAAAACGGAGCGGAAACCTCACGGGTGGAAGATACGATGGTCAGGATTGCTGCAGCGTTTGGATGCGCGGATTCACACAGTTTTTCAACTCCTACGGGAATTATTTTTTCCTTGGATGGTATGCACCCAGCCTCCAAATTGATTCGTGTCTCCCAGAGGTCTACGGATTTACACAAAGTTACTTTGGTCAATAGCATTTCCCGAAGCATTTCGGGTAAGGAAATGACACCAGAAGAGGCTTTTTCACGGTTAAAGCAAATTGAAGGGGCTGGAATGGGTTATCCCCTCTGGGGCCAGATTTTCGCTGCCTTCATAGCGAGCGGGTGTTTTTTAATCATGTTCCAGGGTCAGTGGAATGACTTCATCTGGTCCTGTATAGCTGGAGGCATGGGCTTTTCCTGCCTGCTTTATTTACATAGACTATTGGAAGTTCGCTTTTTTGCTGAATTCATTGCTTCTTTAGTGGTAGGACTTGTCGCGCTGTTCTTTGTTAACATTGGAGTAGGAAGTCATCTGGACACGATCATCATTGGTGCGGTGATGCCACTTGTTCCCGGGCTTTTAATTACGAATGCAGCCAGGGATTTAATTGCAGGCCATTTAGTATCAGGTCTTTCCAAAGGAGCGGATGCAGGGTTGACCGCTTTAGCCATCGGGGCAGGAATATCGGCTGCGTTTTTTTTCTTATGA